The Clostridioides difficile genome has a segment encoding these proteins:
- the rsfS gene encoding ribosome silencing factor, which translates to MTVEQMTKIAYDAIEDKLGQDTVIINIGKVSSLCDYFVITTASSQRQVKAIADNVEDELAKLGLEPRGKEGHGTQTWVLLDYGDIMVHVFNEENRGFYNLEKLWKDAPYIDIDTLA; encoded by the coding sequence ATGACAGTGGAACAAATGACAAAAATAGCGTATGATGCCATAGAAGATAAGCTGGGTCAAGATACAGTTATAATAAATATAGGAAAAGTTTCTAGTTTATGTGATTATTTTGTTATTACTACAGCATCTTCTCAAAGACAAGTAAAAGCTATAGCTGATAATGTTGAAGATGAATTAGCAAAACTAGGATTAGAGCCAAGAGGAAAAGAAGGACATGGGACTCAAACTTGGGTACTTCTTGACTATGGGGATATAATGGTTCATGTATTTAATGAGGAAAATAGAGGATTTTATAATTTAGAAAAATTATGGAAAGATGCACCTTATATAGATATTGACACATTAGCATAA
- a CDS encoding ECF transporter S component yields MEATAKQKFTTKDLVETSLLIALVFVATKFINIRLPISINGGLVHLGTAMLFISAIVFGSKKGALSGAIGMALFDLISGWTLWAPFTFIVRGIMGYLLGKIVWANGKNGESFFINLMGVVVSSIWMLSGYYVTEVILYGNFITPLTSIPGNLMQVLIGLIIALPISKALKKCIR; encoded by the coding sequence ATGGAAGCTACAGCTAAACAGAAATTTACAACAAAAGATTTGGTGGAAACATCACTATTAATAGCATTAGTATTTGTTGCAACTAAGTTTATAAATATAAGATTGCCAATATCTATAAATGGAGGTCTTGTACACTTAGGAACAGCAATGTTATTTATATCAGCAATAGTATTTGGAAGTAAAAAAGGTGCGTTATCAGGAGCTATTGGGATGGCTCTTTTTGATTTGATATCTGGGTGGACTCTATGGGCTCCATTTACATTTATAGTTAGAGGTATTATGGGGTATTTACTTGGAAAGATTGTATGGGCAAATGGTAAGAATGGAGAAAGTTTTTTTATCAATTTAATGGGAGTAGTAGTTTCGTCAATTTGGATGTTGTCTGGATATTATGTAACAGAGGTTATACTTTATGGTAATTTTATAACTCCACTTACTTCAATACCAGGCAATTTAATGCAGGTGTTAATAGGTCTTATAATAGCACTTCCTATTTCTAAAGCATTAAAAAAATGTATAAGATAG
- a CDS encoding alanine--glyoxylate aminotransferase family protein — protein sequence MNNKINYAPGPTETRENVRLIRAEKTTNPDIDVDFVEFYKNTCEKFGNIVGTKNDVYILSGEGILGLEAACASLTEKGDRVLVIDNGIYGEGFKDFVKMYSGEYVLFSSEYTKGIDADELRKFLEKDNNFKYATVVHCDTPTGVLNDVSKICPLLKEYGILTVVDSVAGMVGERLNVDESKIDVILGGSQKAISAPAGLTIVGISQDAKNCIKNRKTDIVGFYCNLSIWEGYYEKKYFPYTMPISDIMGLDKALDNVLEEGVEKVLSRHDRIASSVRQAVKEYGLELFLEGGYSNTVTAIKIPESIGALKLTDYMLKNYNTLVATSLNQYMNTILRIGHMGENANFDKIVHILNVLDKSLKALEFNANGSLIDLFNKYYF from the coding sequence ATGAACAATAAAATTAATTATGCACCAGGGCCAACAGAAACCAGAGAAAATGTAAGGCTAATAAGAGCAGAGAAAACAACTAACCCAGATATAGATGTTGATTTTGTTGAGTTTTATAAGAATACATGTGAAAAGTTTGGAAATATAGTTGGTACAAAAAACGATGTTTACATATTAAGTGGTGAAGGAATATTAGGTCTTGAGGCAGCTTGTGCATCACTGACAGAGAAAGGTGATAGAGTTCTTGTAATTGACAATGGTATATATGGAGAAGGATTTAAAGACTTTGTAAAAATGTATAGTGGAGAGTATGTACTTTTTTCAAGTGAATATACAAAAGGTATAGATGCTGATGAGCTAAGAAAGTTTTTAGAAAAGGATAATAACTTTAAATATGCAACAGTGGTTCATTGTGATACTCCAACAGGTGTATTAAATGATGTAAGTAAGATATGTCCACTACTTAAGGAATATGGAATATTAACTGTAGTTGATTCTGTAGCAGGTATGGTAGGAGAAAGGCTAAATGTAGATGAATCTAAAATAGATGTAATACTAGGGGGGTCACAAAAGGCTATTTCTGCACCAGCAGGTCTTACTATAGTTGGTATAAGTCAAGATGCAAAGAATTGTATCAAAAATAGAAAAACAGACATAGTAGGTTTTTATTGTAACTTAAGTATATGGGAAGGTTATTATGAAAAAAAATATTTCCCTTATACAATGCCAATAAGTGACATAATGGGTCTTGATAAAGCATTAGATAATGTACTAGAAGAAGGTGTCGAAAAAGTATTAAGTAGACATGATAGAATAGCTTCTAGTGTAAGACAAGCTGTTAAGGAATATGGTTTAGAATTATTTTTAGAAGGCGGATATTCTAATACAGTGACAGCAATAAAGATACCTGAAAGTATAGGTGCATTAAAACTTACTGATTATATGCTTAAAAATTACAATACACTTGTTGCAACATCATTAAATCAATATATGAATACTATTTTGAGAATCGGTCATATGGGGGAAAATGCTAATTTCGATAAAATAGTTCACATATTAAATGTATTAGACAAAAGTTTAAAAGCATTAGAATTTAATGCAAATGGAAGTTTAATAGATTTATTTAATAAATATTATTTTTAG
- a CDS encoding alpha-amylase family glycosyl hydrolase gives MKSQKRFKILDIDVYLQPFESDIKKRMKHYEDVKAKILTNCENFSSFANGHLYYGFHQTNDGWFYREWAPNADSLSLIGDFNNWNRKSHPLKKIDSGNWEIFIPEKNSLPHKSEVKVQVTANGETFDRIPLYIKRVIQKDSGNFNGQIWQPKTPFSWTDNEFDLENITSPLIYECHIGMATEKESIGTYNEFTKNILPRIKNAGYNTIQLMAIMEHPYYASFGYQVSNFYAISSRFGTPEDLKNLINTAHSMGIAVLLDLVHSHAVKNTLEGINEFDGSEHQFFHSDSKGNHPAWGTKLFNYGKPEVIHFLLSNIKFWLNEYHFDGFRFDGVTSMLYHNHGLGVSFDSYKKYFSANTDMEAITYLQFANELIKEIKPNSISIAEDMSGMPGMCIPIKDGGIGFDYRLAMGVPDFWIKTISKSSDENWDLGKMWYELTTRRPGEKNIGYCESHDQALVGDKTIIFWLADKEIYWNMEINSNNHIIDRAMSLNKLIKLATFSLAGEGYLNFMGNEFGHPEWIDFPREGNNWSYKYARRQWSLSENDNLKYKQLLNFDKSMLELTKYSDIFTQNSYELVHIDNDKKLLVYSKGKYLFIFNFHPNLMQSVDISKFQGKKYKTVLSTDMIEFGGKTKPDNLIDYDIYFTSTPPSSKIPIASRTAIVLLNNDI, from the coding sequence ATGAAAAGTCAAAAAAGATTTAAAATTTTAGATATTGATGTTTACCTACAACCATTCGAGTCTGACATAAAAAAAAGAATGAAACACTATGAAGATGTAAAAGCAAAAATATTAACTAACTGTGAAAATTTTAGTTCTTTTGCAAATGGTCATCTTTATTATGGATTCCATCAAACAAATGATGGATGGTTTTATAGAGAGTGGGCTCCAAATGCAGATAGTTTATCATTAATTGGTGACTTTAATAATTGGAATAGAAAATCCCATCCTCTAAAAAAAATAGACTCTGGTAATTGGGAAATTTTCATACCCGAAAAAAACAGCTTACCTCATAAATCCGAGGTAAAGGTACAAGTCACTGCAAATGGTGAAACATTTGACCGTATACCATTATACATAAAGAGGGTAATACAAAAGGATTCTGGTAACTTTAACGGGCAGATATGGCAACCAAAAACTCCATTTAGTTGGACTGATAACGAATTTGACTTAGAAAACATAACTTCTCCTTTAATCTATGAATGTCACATAGGTATGGCTACTGAAAAAGAATCTATTGGAACTTATAATGAATTTACTAAAAATATACTTCCTAGGATAAAGAACGCTGGATACAACACTATTCAACTTATGGCTATCATGGAACATCCATATTATGCTTCTTTTGGATACCAAGTTTCAAACTTTTATGCAATTTCATCTAGGTTTGGTACTCCTGAAGACTTAAAAAACCTTATAAACACAGCTCATTCAATGGGAATTGCTGTTTTATTAGATTTAGTTCACTCTCATGCTGTAAAAAATACTTTAGAGGGAATAAATGAATTTGATGGAAGTGAACATCAATTTTTCCATTCAGATTCAAAGGGTAATCACCCTGCTTGGGGAACAAAACTCTTTAACTATGGTAAGCCTGAAGTAATTCATTTTTTACTTTCAAATATAAAATTTTGGCTAAATGAGTATCATTTTGATGGTTTTAGATTTGATGGTGTAACCTCAATGCTATATCATAACCATGGTCTTGGAGTTTCATTTGACAGTTATAAAAAGTATTTCAGTGCAAACACAGATATGGAAGCTATAACATATCTTCAATTTGCAAATGAATTAATAAAAGAAATCAAACCTAATTCAATAAGCATTGCAGAAGATATGAGTGGAATGCCTGGTATGTGTATACCTATAAAAGATGGTGGAATTGGCTTTGACTACAGATTGGCAATGGGAGTACCTGATTTTTGGATAAAAACTATCTCAAAATCTTCTGATGAAAATTGGGATTTAGGCAAAATGTGGTACGAGCTTACTACTAGACGTCCTGGTGAAAAAAACATTGGATATTGTGAATCTCATGACCAAGCATTAGTTGGTGACAAGACAATTATATTTTGGTTAGCAGATAAAGAAATATACTGGAATATGGAAATAAACTCAAATAATCATATTATTGATAGAGCCATGTCTCTAAACAAATTAATTAAATTAGCAACATTTTCTCTAGCTGGTGAAGGATACCTAAATTTTATGGGAAATGAATTTGGACACCCTGAATGGATTGATTTTCCACGTGAAGGAAACAATTGGAGTTATAAATATGCTAGAAGACAATGGAGTCTTTCAGAAAATGATAACTTAAAATATAAACAACTATTAAACTTCGATAAATCTATGCTTGAACTTACAAAATACAGTGATATTTTTACACAGAATAGCTATGAACTTGTGCATATAGATAATGATAAAAAACTTTTAGTATACAGTAAAGGTAAATATTTATTTATATTTAATTTTCATCCTAATCTGATGCAATCAGTAGACATATCAAAGTTCCAAGGCAAAAAATACAAGACAGTATTAAGTACTGATATGATAGAGTTTGGAGGAAAAACAAAACCAGATAACTTAATAGACTATGATATCTATTTTACTTCTACTCCTCCATCTTCTAAAATACCTATTGCATCTCGCACAGCAATAGTACTTTTAAATAATGATATCTAG
- the leuS gene encoding leucine--tRNA ligase, with translation MSVYNFKEVESKWQKIWKDNNQYKMDTAQTEKPNYYTLEMFPYPSGKIHMGHVRNYSIGDVVARFKKMEGYNVLHPMGWDSFGLPAENAAIKHGIHPHKWTMENIEEMKEQLNLLGLSYDWDKEVATSTPEYYRFTQEIFLKFLEHGLAYKKKSYVNWCPSCETVLANEQVVQGACERCKSTVLKKDLEQWYFKTTEFAEELLNDLDTLDGWPEKVKIMQRNWIGKSTGADLVFDIDGTDKSMTVFTTRPDTTYGVTYMVLAPEHELVKELVAGTEYEADVEAFVQKMHTMTEIERTAADVEKEGMFIGRYVINPLNGKKVPLWIANYVLVEYGTGAIMAVPAHDERDRDFAEKYNLDIIDVITEDNKMINSEEFDGLDASEGFEGIINKLEKEGRGKRTINYRLRDWLVSRQRYWGCPIPVVYCDECGIVPVKKEDLPVLLPTDVEFTGKGESPLTTSKQFMSATCPHCGKPARREVDTMDTFVDSSWYFLRYVDNKNEDEPFSKDLVNRWHPVDQYIGGVEHAIMHLLYARWFVKAFKSMGMVDFDEPFKNLLTQGMVLMDGSKMSKSKGNTVSPMDIIDEYGADTARLFVLFAAPPERDLDWSEQGVDGCFRFLNRVYRLVDELADVFKKDVEFGELSSQDKDMRYTIHSILKKVTVDLSEKFGFNTAISALMELINDMYKYKELDNINEAVIKEGVQTIVTIISPFAPHLGEELWTMIGQEGSVFDIDWPKYDETALVKDEIEVVVQVNGKVRGKLTVSSNISKEDMEKVALEDEKIKALVEGKTIVKVVAVPKKLVNIVVK, from the coding sequence ATGAGCGTATATAATTTTAAAGAAGTAGAATCGAAATGGCAAAAAATTTGGAAAGATAATAACCAATACAAAATGGATACAGCACAAACTGAAAAGCCTAATTACTACACATTAGAGATGTTCCCTTATCCATCTGGAAAGATACACATGGGACATGTTAGAAACTATTCTATAGGTGATGTTGTCGCAAGATTCAAAAAAATGGAAGGTTATAATGTACTTCATCCAATGGGATGGGATTCTTTTGGTCTACCAGCTGAAAATGCAGCTATAAAACATGGAATACATCCACACAAATGGACAATGGAAAATATAGAAGAAATGAAAGAACAATTAAATTTATTAGGGCTTAGCTATGATTGGGATAAAGAAGTAGCAACTTCGACTCCAGAATACTATAGATTTACTCAAGAAATATTTTTGAAATTTTTAGAACATGGGCTTGCATATAAGAAAAAATCTTATGTTAACTGGTGTCCTTCTTGTGAGACTGTTCTTGCAAATGAACAAGTTGTTCAAGGAGCATGTGAGAGATGTAAATCGACAGTATTAAAGAAAGACTTAGAACAATGGTATTTTAAAACTACTGAATTTGCAGAAGAATTACTTAATGATTTAGATACATTAGATGGATGGCCAGAAAAAGTTAAAATAATGCAAAGAAACTGGATAGGAAAAAGTACAGGAGCAGATTTAGTATTTGATATAGATGGAACTGACAAATCTATGACAGTATTTACAACTAGACCAGATACAACTTATGGAGTTACTTATATGGTACTTGCTCCAGAACATGAACTAGTTAAAGAATTGGTTGCAGGTACAGAGTATGAAGCAGATGTTGAAGCTTTTGTTCAAAAAATGCATACTATGACAGAAATAGAAAGAACAGCAGCTGATGTAGAAAAAGAAGGTATGTTTATAGGTAGATATGTTATAAATCCTTTAAATGGCAAAAAAGTTCCTTTATGGATAGCGAACTATGTACTAGTTGAATATGGAACAGGTGCTATAATGGCAGTTCCTGCACATGATGAAAGAGATAGAGATTTTGCTGAAAAATATAATCTAGATATAATAGATGTAATAACAGAAGATAATAAAATGATAAATTCAGAAGAATTTGATGGATTAGATGCTTCAGAAGGATTTGAAGGAATAATAAATAAATTAGAAAAAGAAGGTAGAGGAAAGAGAACAATTAATTATAGATTAAGAGACTGGTTAGTTTCAAGACAAAGATATTGGGGTTGTCCTATACCTGTAGTTTATTGTGATGAGTGTGGAATAGTTCCAGTTAAGAAAGAAGATTTACCAGTTCTTTTACCAACAGATGTTGAATTTACTGGCAAAGGTGAGTCTCCACTTACTACTTCAAAACAGTTTATGTCAGCAACTTGTCCTCATTGTGGAAAACCAGCTAGAAGAGAAGTTGATACTATGGATACATTTGTTGATTCTTCTTGGTATTTCTTAAGATATGTAGACAATAAAAATGAAGATGAACCATTTAGTAAAGACTTAGTTAATAGATGGCATCCAGTAGACCAATATATAGGTGGAGTAGAGCATGCTATAATGCATTTACTTTATGCCAGATGGTTTGTAAAAGCATTTAAGAGTATGGGCATGGTAGACTTTGATGAACCATTTAAAAACTTACTTACTCAAGGTATGGTTCTTATGGACGGTTCTAAAATGAGTAAGTCTAAAGGAAATACAGTATCTCCTATGGATATAATTGATGAATATGGAGCAGATACTGCAAGACTTTTTGTATTATTTGCAGCTCCACCAGAAAGAGATTTAGACTGGTCAGAACAAGGTGTTGATGGATGCTTTAGATTCTTAAATAGAGTATATAGATTAGTTGATGAGTTAGCAGATGTATTCAAAAAAGATGTTGAGTTTGGCGAGTTAAGTTCTCAAGATAAAGACATGAGATATACTATACATTCTATACTTAAAAAAGTTACTGTAGATTTAAGTGAGAAATTTGGATTTAACACTGCTATATCAGCTCTTATGGAATTAATAAATGATATGTACAAATATAAGGAGTTAGACAATATAAATGAAGCAGTTATAAAAGAAGGTGTACAAACAATAGTAACTATAATTTCACCATTTGCGCCTCATTTAGGTGAAGAATTATGGACTATGATAGGTCAAGAAGGAAGTGTATTTGATATAGATTGGCCTAAATATGATGAAACAGCACTAGTAAAAGATGAAATAGAAGTTGTTGTACAAGTTAATGGAAAGGTTAGAGGAAAGCTAACTGTTAGCTCAAATATATCTAAAGAAGATATGGAAAAAGTAGCTTTAGAAGATGAAAAAATTAAAGCTCTAGTTGAAGGTAAAACTATAGTTAAAGTTGTTGCAGTTCCTAAAAAATTAGTTAATATAGTTGTAAAATAA
- the yqeK gene encoding bis(5'-nucleosyl)-tetraphosphatase (symmetrical) YqeK, protein MNLENINQRLNQMLPVGRLSHSKNVAECAVKLCEIYGCDKEKAYIAGMIHDCAKYLSDKEVEDYVDKYEIYLDPIEDGNRSLSHSVIGSYICEYEFGIEDEDIINAIKYHTTGREDMSLLEKIIYIADLIEEGRKFPVVDTLRELAYEGKLDEALLTSFNNTLMFVINKKEEIHPRTVMARNYLIKEKLL, encoded by the coding sequence ATGAACTTAGAGAATATTAACCAGAGATTAAATCAAATGCTACCAGTAGGAAGGCTTAGTCACTCAAAAAATGTTGCAGAATGTGCTGTAAAATTGTGTGAGATTTATGGATGTGACAAAGAAAAAGCTTATATAGCGGGGATGATTCATGATTGTGCGAAGTACTTAAGCGATAAAGAAGTAGAGGATTATGTTGACAAATATGAGATATACTTAGACCCAATAGAAGATGGAAACCGCTCTCTATCTCATAGTGTGATAGGGTCATACATATGTGAATATGAATTTGGAATAGAAGATGAAGATATTATAAATGCAATTAAATACCATACAACAGGAAGAGAAGATATGTCTCTTTTAGAAAAAATAATTTACATAGCAGATTTAATTGAAGAAGGAAGAAAATTTCCAGTTGTAGATACATTGAGAGAATTAGCCTATGAAGGTAAGCTTGACGAAGCACTTTTAACTTCATTTAATAATACTTTAATGTTTGTTATTAATAAAAAAGAAGAAATACATCCAAGAACTGTTATGGCGAGAAACTATCTAATTAAAGAAAAGTTATTATAA
- the recX gene encoding recombination regulator RecX — protein sequence MSIITKIEQQKRNDDRVNIYVDDKFFIAIFKELVYTFNLKKGNEVNEEELKSILDDEMYIKAKNKALNILSRADQSEKKMKEKLSADFEEDTIDRVIDFLKNYNLVNDNILAQKIVNTNVNLNKCGKNRIKQNLYNKGIERSAIDEAVSELDKDTEFENAMYLAKKRYERVKKEDKKKIYQKISQHLSYKGFDYDIIKRVLNKLLNFDESDI from the coding sequence ATGAGTATAATTACGAAAATAGAACAACAAAAAAGAAATGATGATAGAGTAAATATTTATGTAGATGATAAATTTTTTATTGCTATATTTAAAGAACTTGTTTATACATTTAATTTAAAAAAAGGAAATGAAGTAAATGAAGAGGAATTAAAATCTATTTTAGATGATGAGATGTATATAAAAGCTAAAAATAAAGCATTAAATATTTTGTCTCGTGCTGACCAGTCTGAAAAAAAAATGAAAGAAAAACTATCAGCAGATTTTGAAGAAGATACAATTGATAGAGTTATAGACTTTCTTAAAAATTATAATCTGGTAAATGACAATATATTGGCTCAGAAAATAGTTAATACCAATGTTAATTTAAACAAATGTGGTAAAAACAGAATTAAACAAAATTTATATAATAAAGGTATTGAGAGAAGTGCAATTGATGAAGCAGTATCAGAATTAGACAAAGATACTGAATTTGAAAATGCCATGTATCTAGCAAAAAAAAGATATGAAAGAGTAAAAAAAGAAGATAAAAAGAAAATATATCAAAAAATTTCTCAACATCTTTCCTATAAAGGCTTTGATTATGATATTATTAAAAGAGTTTTAAATAAACTTTTAAATTTTGATGAATCTGATATATAA
- the nadD gene encoding nicotinate-nucleotide adenylyltransferase has product MRSKNLVQKAELKNTEKLEKFNRHKGKIKIGILGGTFDPIHYAHLATAEFIRDKYEIDKIIFIPSGNPPHKLGITTNKYDRYNMTLLATESNEDFLVSKVEIERNKRTYTIDTLKYLKKKYKNADIYFITGADAICSVEEWKDVKKNFELATFIAATRPGISLLRSQETIEKLTKKYNADIITVYVPSLDISSTYIREQLNEGKSIRYLVPENVENYLYENKLYQYGDD; this is encoded by the coding sequence ATGAGAAGTAAAAATCTAGTTCAGAAGGCAGAATTGAAAAATACTGAAAAACTAGAGAAATTTAATCGCCATAAAGGCAAAATCAAAATAGGTATATTAGGAGGTACTTTTGACCCTATACACTATGCTCATTTAGCAACAGCAGAGTTTATTAGAGATAAGTATGAGATTGACAAAATTATCTTTATACCATCAGGAAATCCACCACATAAATTAGGTATCACTACAAATAAGTATGATAGATACAATATGACACTTCTAGCAACTGAAAGCAATGAAGATTTTTTAGTTTCAAAAGTAGAAATCGAAAGAAATAAAAGGACTTATACAATCGATACATTAAAATATTTAAAGAAAAAATACAAAAATGCTGATATTTATTTTATAACAGGGGCAGATGCTATTTGTAGTGTTGAAGAGTGGAAAGATGTAAAGAAAAACTTTGAGTTAGCTACTTTTATAGCTGCGACTAGACCAGGTATTAGCTTATTAAGGTCACAAGAAACTATAGAGAAACTGACTAAAAAATATAATGCTGACATTATAACAGTTTACGTTCCATCATTGGATATATCGTCCACATATATAAGGGAACAGCTAAATGAAGGCAAGTCTATACGTTACTTAGTACCGGAAAATGTAGAAAATTATTTGTATGAAAATAAACTATATCAATATGGAGATGATTAA
- a CDS encoding helix-turn-helix domain-containing protein: MLSVTRYAVRNVRLKPWVKFIWYLETKSNILLNNKLLPTDSIDIIINLSDVMEYKIENQSYNANNIHFNGIRDKHGFVIQRGNIRVMGISFYPFGLYPFLKIPISEFKGQIVDLKQVSEAFAGKLESTLNQISSIEDIALHLEKILVSVLDEDLVANKMVNLLDLFIYNNKYSTIKLFCDDMNINIKTLERACLKYTGYTPKTLRKIYRFKMASNHLIYSSKNNDFFDLIYENEYYDQAHFIKEFKQFSGVSPIKFIKENKTIKENTTYNYL, encoded by the coding sequence ATGTTATCAGTTACAAGGTATGCAGTTAGAAATGTTCGTTTAAAACCCTGGGTAAAGTTTATTTGGTATCTTGAGACAAAATCAAATATACTGCTAAATAATAAATTATTACCTACAGATAGTATAGATATTATCATTAATCTTTCTGATGTCATGGAATATAAGATTGAAAATCAAAGTTATAATGCAAATAATATACATTTTAATGGAATAAGAGATAAACATGGATTTGTTATTCAACGTGGAAATATACGTGTGATGGGTATTTCTTTTTATCCATTTGGACTCTATCCATTTTTAAAGATACCAATTTCAGAGTTTAAGGGTCAAATTGTTGACTTAAAACAAGTATCAGAAGCTTTTGCTGGGAAATTGGAAAGTACATTAAATCAAATATCATCAATAGAAGATATAGCTTTGCATTTAGAAAAAATATTAGTATCTGTATTAGATGAAGATTTAGTTGCAAATAAGATGGTAAATCTCCTGGATTTATTTATATATAATAATAAATACAGCACTATAAAATTGTTTTGTGATGATATGAACATAAATATTAAAACTTTAGAAAGAGCTTGTTTAAAATATACTGGCTATACACCTAAAACACTAAGGAAAATATATAGATTTAAAATGGCCAGCAATCACCTTATTTATAGCTCTAAAAATAATGACTTTTTTGATTTAATTTATGAAAATGAATATTATGACCAAGCTCATTTTATTAAAGAATTTAAACAGTTTTCAGGAGTATCACCGATTAAATTTATTAAAGAGAATAAAACTATTAAAGAAAACACAACATACAACTATTTATAA
- a CDS encoding asparaginase codes for MSIKKKVAIVFTGGTISMTVDDKVGAAIPTLSGEQILSMVTNIDKVADVEVFNFDEIPGPHITPYRMMELKNYVNDLLARKDITGVVITHGTDSLEETAYFLDLTIDNIKPVIVTGAMRSSSELGYDGSSNLSASVCTAVSKDAMGKGVLVVLNNEVLLASEATKTNTLSLNTFKSLTSGPLGIIDCNELVLTRDIVNRTIIDTDKVESKVALFKAYVGENADFIRFAVDSGYKGIVIEAMGRGNIPPQMLSGVEYAREKGLPVVIVSRCHSGRVFDSYGYFGSGRDLKNIGCIFGGDLPGQKARIKLILALGKTDNIDEIKDFFEKGIYC; via the coding sequence ATGAGTATTAAGAAAAAAGTTGCCATAGTCTTTACTGGTGGAACTATATCTATGACAGTAGATGATAAAGTAGGTGCTGCTATACCAACTTTATCTGGGGAACAAATATTATCCATGGTTACTAACATTGACAAAGTTGCAGATGTTGAAGTTTTTAATTTTGATGAAATTCCAGGACCTCACATAACACCTTATAGAATGATGGAATTAAAAAATTATGTAAATGATTTATTAGCAAGAAAAGATATCACAGGAGTTGTAATAACACATGGTACTGATAGTTTAGAAGAAACTGCTTACTTTCTAGACCTTACAATCGACAACATTAAGCCTGTAATCGTTACAGGTGCTATGAGAAGTAGCTCTGAACTTGGCTACGATGGTTCAAGTAATTTATCTGCATCAGTTTGTACTGCTGTATCTAAAGATGCTATGGGTAAAGGAGTTCTTGTAGTTTTAAACAATGAAGTACTGTTAGCTTCTGAAGCTACTAAAACAAATACACTTTCTTTAAATACATTTAAATCTTTAACTAGTGGTCCATTGGGAATAATCGACTGTAACGAACTTGTCCTTACAAGAGATATTGTAAATAGGACAATTATAGATACTGATAAGGTAGAATCTAAAGTTGCATTATTTAAAGCATATGTTGGAGAAAATGCAGACTTTATAAGATTTGCGGTTGATAGTGGATATAAAGGCATAGTTATTGAGGCTATGGGCAGAGGTAATATTCCTCCTCAGATGCTTTCTGGTGTTGAATATGCGAGGGAAAAAGGACTTCCTGTTGTTATAGTTTCTAGATGCCATTCAGGTAGAGTATTTGATAGTTATGGTTACTTTGGTTCTGGTAGAGATTTAAAAAATATAGGATGTATATTTGGTGGAGACCTTCCAGGGCAAAAAGCTAGAATAAAACTTATTTTAGCTCTTGGAAAGACTGATAATATTGATGAAATCAAAGACTTCTTTGAAAAAGGAATATATTGTTAA
- a CDS encoding antibiotic biosynthesis monooxygenase: MKIITEIVEFNVEEHLSKDAFVEIVNELEINFHSVQSGFIDTELLYDEKNQKWIMIQHWDSIENLKSASSKMFKNTSTEKFRKALKPQTVKMNIMPQIKSWKL; the protein is encoded by the coding sequence ATGAAAATTATTACAGAAATAGTAGAATTTAATGTGGAAGAGCATTTATCAAAAGATGCATTTGTAGAGATTGTAAATGAGTTAGAAATAAATTTTCACTCTGTTCAATCGGGCTTTATTGATACTGAGCTTTTATATGATGAAAAAAATCAAAAATGGATTATGATACAACACTGGGATTCTATAGAAAATCTTAAAAGTGCTTCTAGTAAAATGTTTAAAAATACATCTACTGAAAAATTTAGAAAGGCTTTAAAGCCTCAGACTGTTAAGATGAATATAATGCCACAAATTAAAAGTTGGAAATTATAA